The proteins below come from a single Ruegeria sp. THAF33 genomic window:
- a CDS encoding flagellar biosynthetic protein FliR, with protein sequence MIALPPEMLSQLAEAIWQAFVVFLRVSALVSLLPAFGERSIPTRVKLGASVAFTLIILPAAPPVRIDPSLWATVRLVGTEVLIGLVLGIGLRLFVLALQTAGSIAAQSTSLSQLLGGAAADPVPAMGYLLTLAGLTLAVIMDLHIRAAQFLIQSYALFPIGLAPDAADASRWGLHQVANSFGLAFALATPFVIASLIYNLALGVINRAMPQLMVAFVGAPAITFAGLFLLFTGTPLILSVWADALITFFANPMGVQR encoded by the coding sequence GTGATTGCCCTGCCGCCAGAGATGCTGTCGCAGCTGGCCGAAGCAATCTGGCAGGCCTTTGTCGTGTTTCTGCGCGTCTCCGCTCTTGTTTCGCTGCTTCCAGCTTTCGGTGAGCGCAGTATTCCGACACGGGTAAAGCTTGGTGCTTCCGTTGCTTTCACGCTGATCATACTGCCCGCTGCGCCCCCCGTCAGAATAGATCCCAGCCTTTGGGCGACCGTGCGGCTGGTCGGCACCGAAGTTCTGATCGGGCTTGTCCTGGGGATAGGCCTGCGCCTGTTCGTTCTCGCGCTGCAAACCGCGGGGTCTATTGCGGCTCAGTCCACGTCATTGTCGCAACTGCTGGGTGGCGCGGCGGCCGATCCGGTCCCAGCCATGGGATACCTGCTGACCCTGGCAGGGCTGACACTTGCCGTAATCATGGACCTGCACATCCGGGCCGCGCAGTTCCTGATCCAGAGTTATGCCCTGTTCCCAATAGGGCTGGCACCTGATGCTGCGGATGCGTCGCGCTGGGGATTGCATCAGGTCGCCAACAGCTTTGGGCTGGCTTTTGCACTGGCAACACCGTTCGTCATCGCCTCTTTGATCTACAACCTGGCACTTGGGGTCATCAACCGGGCAATGCCCCAGCTGATGGTGGCCTTCGTTGGTGCTCCTGCAATCACCTTCGCCGGGCTGTTTCTGCTGTTTACCGGCACACCGCTGATCCTGTCCGTGTGGGCTGACGCGCTGATCACCTTCTTCGCCAACCCGATGGGAGTGCAAAGATGA
- the flhA gene encoding flagellar biosynthesis protein FlhA has product MTVIVMMILPMPAWVLDVGLAASFALAILIFTLTLFIERPLDFSSFPTILLASLMLRLSLNVSSTKLIIGQGHTGPDAAGDVIEGFASFVMGGSIFLGLVVFGVLLIVNFMVITKGAARMAEVGARFALDGMPGKQLAIDSDMSAGAIDHQQAKERRELEQQETTFFGSLDGASKFVKGDAVAGLLITLLNLVMGLVMGVVVHGMPVAAAFETYAILTVGDGLVSQIPAVIISIASALLLARGGTQGATDNAIFSQLGRHPAALSTVAVLMVLFALVPGLPFLPFILGAAILGYAAYNVHRKQQDADASAKLPSTETEAPTSQAIGDILDLDDVHLEFAPDLVSMVLNPGTGLDARIANMRTYVASTFGLILPEIRLTDRADLPTGTYVIKVQGVEQARGVLHPDLILALVQDGFDLLPEGNDVTEPVYGAPARWILPKDQEDAALSGATIVSPPEILATHLLEIIKQNFSRLLTLKSLRRLLSEMTRLSDPVRAEANRKLLDELIPDKVPIDTLHAVLRLLLDERVSIRNMALILESVAEARLTTTQPEGICELVRQRLGFQLVADMKREDGSIPLIQLAPEWEDTFASYQIDAPNTGMDVALPPNVFNKLADGVVSTIAKSADNGLFPAVVTSTRRRRLLRTVMQARGVSNPVLSFEEIGLEAKPALVGTVAA; this is encoded by the coding sequence ATGACGGTCATCGTCATGATGATCCTGCCCATGCCAGCCTGGGTGCTGGACGTGGGGTTGGCGGCCTCCTTTGCGCTGGCCATCCTGATCTTCACCCTGACCCTGTTCATTGAACGCCCGCTGGACTTTTCCTCCTTCCCGACGATTCTGCTGGCGTCTTTGATGTTGCGCCTGTCGCTGAATGTGTCGTCGACGAAACTGATTATCGGGCAGGGGCACACTGGCCCGGATGCCGCAGGAGACGTGATCGAAGGTTTTGCCAGTTTCGTCATGGGCGGCAGCATTTTTCTTGGCCTGGTGGTGTTCGGCGTGCTGCTGATCGTGAATTTCATGGTCATCACCAAAGGCGCCGCCCGCATGGCCGAAGTCGGCGCGCGCTTTGCGTTGGACGGGATGCCCGGCAAACAACTTGCGATCGACAGCGACATGTCCGCCGGGGCAATCGATCATCAGCAGGCCAAGGAACGGCGAGAGCTGGAACAGCAGGAGACGACATTCTTCGGTTCGCTCGACGGTGCGTCGAAATTCGTGAAAGGTGACGCCGTCGCCGGGCTTCTGATCACGTTGCTGAACCTCGTCATGGGCCTGGTCATGGGCGTCGTCGTACATGGAATGCCCGTGGCCGCGGCGTTCGAAACCTATGCGATTCTCACCGTCGGCGACGGGTTGGTGTCCCAAATTCCCGCCGTCATCATTTCCATAGCGTCTGCCCTTCTGCTGGCACGGGGCGGCACGCAGGGGGCCACGGACAACGCCATCTTTTCTCAACTTGGCCGCCACCCGGCAGCATTGTCCACCGTCGCGGTGCTCATGGTCCTGTTCGCTCTGGTGCCCGGTCTTCCTTTTCTGCCGTTCATCCTCGGCGCGGCCATTCTGGGATATGCGGCTTACAATGTTCACCGAAAGCAGCAAGACGCAGACGCGTCGGCAAAACTGCCCTCGACCGAAACCGAAGCGCCGACATCCCAGGCTATCGGCGACATCCTGGACCTGGATGATGTCCATCTGGAGTTCGCTCCGGATCTGGTCAGCATGGTTCTGAATCCTGGCACGGGGCTGGACGCTCGTATTGCCAATATGCGGACCTATGTGGCGTCGACCTTTGGCCTGATCCTGCCCGAAATCCGCCTGACCGACCGCGCCGACCTGCCGACCGGAACGTATGTGATCAAGGTTCAGGGCGTCGAACAGGCACGCGGTGTCTTACATCCCGATCTCATCCTGGCGCTCGTGCAGGACGGGTTTGACCTGCTGCCGGAGGGCAATGACGTGACCGAGCCGGTCTATGGTGCTCCGGCGCGCTGGATCCTGCCGAAAGATCAGGAGGACGCCGCGCTGAGCGGTGCCACCATAGTTTCACCGCCCGAGATTCTTGCAACCCATCTGCTGGAGATCATCAAACAGAACTTCTCGCGCCTGCTGACACTGAAATCCCTCCGGCGCCTGCTGTCGGAAATGACCCGCCTGAGCGACCCGGTACGCGCCGAAGCCAACCGCAAGCTGCTGGATGAACTGATCCCCGACAAAGTGCCGATCGACACGTTGCACGCTGTTCTGCGCCTGTTGCTCGACGAACGTGTGTCGATCCGGAACATGGCGCTGATCCTTGAAAGTGTCGCCGAGGCGCGGCTGACCACAACCCAGCCCGAAGGCATCTGTGAACTTGTGCGTCAGCGTCTTGGCTTTCAGCTGGTCGCGGACATGAAGCGCGAGGATGGTTCGATCCCTCTGATCCAGTTGGCCCCGGAATGGGAGGACACATTCGCCTCTTACCAGATCGACGCCCCAAATACCGGCATGGATGTCGCGCTGCCCCCGAACGTGTTCAACAAACTGGCCGACGGAGTCGTGAGCACCATCGCCAAATCCGCTGACAACGGTCTGTTTCCAGCCGTCGTGACCTCGACCCGGCGTCGTCGGTTGCTGCGCACCGTCATGCAAGCACGCGGCGTGTCCAACCCGGTTTTGTCCTTCGAAGAAATCGGGCTGGAAGCCAAACCTGCCTTGGTCGGAACTGTTGCAGCGTGA